GACGCCGATCTCCCCGACGCCGTACGCCGCACCGGCGAGGAGCCGGTCGTCGTCGAGCTCCCCGACGGTGCCGGCGCCGCGGAGCTCGAGGCCGCCACCCGCGCCGCCGTCCTCGAGGTCGCGGGCCGGGTCTCCGGGACCGTGGGCATCGTCGTCCCCGTCGCCCGGCGCTCGGAGGTCAACGCCTGGCTCGCCTCCTGGCCCGAGCTGGCGGCCGACGCCGCCGGCGCCCGGGCCGCGATCGACTCGTCCGTCACCCCGTCGGGCGACGACCGGGTCGTGGTGCTGACCGGCCTCGACACCAAGGGACTGGAGTTCGACGGCATCGTCGTCGTCCGGCCGCAGGAGATCGAGGACGAGTCCGCCACCGGCCGCGCCACCCTCTACGTCGTGCTCACCCGCGCCACCCAGCTGCTCACCACCGTCGGCTGAGATCGCGGCCTCGACCGCTGACCGACAGAGATCCGATCACGTGGGCTGATCGGATCGCCGTCGATCGCTCCGTCCCATTCCAAGTGATTCTTGGGTGGGGCCCATGCAAGCTGCGCTTTCCCCGTGTGCGACGTTGCGTCAACAATTCGCTGAACTGGAGAACTCGTCCTTCGAGAGGGAAATAATGCGTCGCATCACCGCCGTTCTGGCGATCCTTGCTCTGCCGTTGGCGGCCTGCGCGGGACAGGAGGGAAGTGGTTCCGGCGACACCGTCACATTGCGGGTGGCGACGCCGGCGGCGGGACCGGAGCATTTCAACAGCGTCTCGTTGATCGCCTATCTCGACGCGGTCAAGGAGGCCAGCGACGGCCGGATCGACTACGAGATGTTCTACGGCGGCGCGCTGGTGCCGCCGGCCGAGATCGGCGGTGCCCTCAAGGACGGCACCGTCGACGTGGGTCAGATCCTGGCGTCGTACAAGCCGGAGCTCTACCCCGCGAGCAACTGGATCTCCCAGGCGGCTGTCGTGGGGAGCCATGGTGCCCCAGGCTCGGTCTTCGAGAAGTCGGCGGCCAACATCGAGTGGTGGTGGACCGAGGACGGTGCCCGGAAGGGCGACTGGGAGGACAACGGCATCGTTCCGGCACTGCCCGGCGCGACGCCCAGCGCCCCCTACCAGCTGCTGTGCCGGGATCAGGTCACCTCGCTCGATGATGCGCGAGGCAGGACGGTCAAGACCTCGGGCACCTTCGAGGCGGAGGCCGTGGCCGCACTGGGCATGAAGAGCACGACGGTGCCCGCCGCCGAGACCTTCGAGGCGCTCCAGCGCGGCCTGGTGGACTGCGTCCTCAACAACCCGGGCGCGATCGCGGACAACAGCTTCTGGGAGGTCGCCCATCACCTCACGACCGTCGACTTCCCGCCGTTCATGACCTGGGGCCTGTTCTTCTCCCAGGATCTGTGGGACCGGCTCCCGGATGACCTGCAGACGATCATGTGGGAGCACCTCCCGGCGTACCTGAAGGCCGAGATGGACAGTGCGATGCGGATCGAGAAGAACTTCTATGAGAACGCCGACGAGCACGGCGTCCGGCTGCACGCACCGGAGGCGGACCTGGCGGCGGCCATCGACGAGCATGTCGAGAAGACCCTGGCGGCGCTGCCGGACGAGGCTCCCGGGACAGT
This region of Nocardioides sp. L-11A genomic DNA includes:
- the dctP gene encoding TRAP transporter substrate-binding protein DctP translates to MRRITAVLAILALPLAACAGQEGSGSGDTVTLRVATPAAGPEHFNSVSLIAYLDAVKEASDGRIDYEMFYGGALVPPAEIGGALKDGTVDVGQILASYKPELYPASNWISQAAVVGSHGAPGSVFEKSAANIEWWWTEDGARKGDWEDNGIVPALPGATPSAPYQLLCRDQVTSLDDARGRTVKTSGTFEAEAVAALGMKSTTVPAAETFEALQRGLVDCVLNNPGAIADNSFWEVAHHLTTVDFPPFMTWGLFFSQDLWDRLPDDLQTIMWEHLPAYLKAEMDSAMRIEKNFYENADEHGVRLHAPEADLAAAIDEHVEKTLAALPDEAPGTVADGGAALDRYVAAHQEWKALLADELGLGSDAAWAQWVGSATTEVDTGAYAELVYDRVLADRMP